One Citricoccus sp. K5 DNA window includes the following coding sequences:
- a CDS encoding thioesterase family protein: MDAEPLTGAVEPRPDGGGPGVRVDIALRWGDMDAYGHVNNVRIASILEEARIHAFGVPAGTGATGLGAPVSLLDGVPDTVQALISEHRIRYRRPLEYRTVPARVWVWVAAAKGASIEVAYSIRDGVDGTECVTAGTTMVFVDSASGRPVRLTQEQREALTGLR, translated from the coding sequence ATGGACGCTGAGCCCCTGACCGGCGCGGTCGAACCACGGCCCGACGGCGGCGGCCCCGGTGTCCGGGTGGACATCGCCCTGCGCTGGGGAGACATGGATGCCTACGGCCACGTGAACAATGTGCGGATCGCCTCCATCCTCGAGGAGGCCCGCATCCACGCCTTCGGCGTGCCGGCAGGCACGGGTGCCACCGGACTCGGAGCGCCGGTGTCCCTGCTGGACGGGGTGCCGGACACCGTCCAAGCGCTGATCTCCGAGCACCGGATCCGCTACCGGCGGCCCCTCGAGTACCGCACCGTCCCGGCGCGGGTGTGGGTGTGGGTGGCTGCCGCGAAGGGTGCCTCGATCGAGGTGGCCTACTCCATCCGGGACGGCGTGGACGGCACCGAGTGCGTCACCGCGGGGACCACCATGGTGTTCGTGGACTCCGCCTCGGGCCGTCCCGTGCGGCTGACCCAGGAGCAGCGGGAGGCGCTGACGGGCCTCAGATGA
- a CDS encoding App1 family protein: protein MADRIPAPHAAAVDAPPSPLVEEREPLITEHVATMLQDRWHAFRRKSAIRRGLMPTVMSFTGYGTTGWIRVLSRVVMAPDEAFENGRRLAKMVEDGMRGWHNFTSPPVPYALVQITAGGQSFTVRADRGGLVDAVVEAELEPGWQTVTLQSNGSEPATSDVYIVDDHVVTGVVSDVDDTVVVTYLPRPFLAAWNSFVLDEHARTPTPGMAVMLHRLLETQPASPVIYLSTGAWNVAQTLSRFLSRNLYPFGPLLLTSWGPTEDRWFRSGMEHKVSQLDRLARDYPGVRWLLIGDDGQHDPEIYADFARRHPDRVRAIVIRQLTPSQAVLAGGRADDPRDTTPGVPWCYGPDGATLSRQLEDLGILDAGRTEARPQTWPMTAQLSVVAPEAGHGR from the coding sequence ATGGCCGACCGGATTCCCGCACCGCACGCTGCTGCCGTGGACGCACCGCCGTCCCCCCTGGTGGAAGAACGGGAACCCCTCATCACCGAGCACGTGGCCACCATGCTCCAGGACCGATGGCATGCCTTCCGCCGCAAGTCAGCCATCCGGCGGGGCCTGATGCCCACCGTCATGTCCTTCACCGGCTACGGGACCACCGGCTGGATCCGGGTCCTCTCACGCGTGGTGATGGCCCCGGACGAGGCGTTCGAGAATGGGCGCCGCCTGGCCAAGATGGTCGAGGACGGCATGCGCGGCTGGCACAACTTCACCTCTCCTCCCGTGCCCTATGCACTCGTGCAGATCACCGCCGGCGGCCAGAGTTTCACCGTCCGCGCGGACCGCGGCGGCCTAGTGGACGCCGTCGTCGAGGCTGAGCTGGAGCCCGGCTGGCAGACCGTCACGCTGCAGTCCAACGGCAGTGAACCCGCCACGAGCGACGTGTACATCGTGGACGACCACGTGGTCACCGGCGTGGTCTCGGACGTGGATGACACCGTGGTGGTCACGTACCTGCCGCGGCCCTTCCTGGCCGCCTGGAACTCCTTCGTCCTGGATGAGCATGCCCGCACGCCCACCCCGGGAATGGCCGTGATGCTGCACCGGTTGCTGGAGACGCAGCCCGCGTCCCCGGTGATCTACCTGTCCACTGGCGCGTGGAACGTGGCGCAGACCCTGTCCCGGTTCCTCTCCCGCAACCTCTACCCCTTCGGCCCGCTGCTGCTGACCAGCTGGGGGCCCACGGAGGACCGCTGGTTCCGTTCCGGGATGGAGCACAAGGTCTCCCAGCTGGACCGGTTGGCGCGGGACTACCCCGGCGTGCGGTGGCTGCTGATCGGCGACGACGGCCAGCATGACCCGGAGATCTATGCCGACTTCGCCCGCCGGCACCCGGACAGGGTACGGGCCATCGTGATCCGGCAGCTCACGCCCTCGCAGGCGGTCCTGGCCGGCGGCCGTGCCGACGATCCCCGTGACACCACGCCGGGCGTGCCCTGGTGCTACGGGCCGGACGGGGCCACGCTGTCCCGCCAGCTCGAGGACCTCGGCATCCTGGACGCCGGGCGGACGGAGGCCCGGCCGCAGACCTGGCCGATGACCGCCCAATTGTCCGTCGTGGCTCCGGAAGCCGGCCATGGACGCTGA